One window of Solwaraspora sp. WMMA2056 genomic DNA carries:
- a CDS encoding GlsB/YeaQ/YmgE family stress response membrane protein, giving the protein MTVAGILSALIIGLIIGALGRLVVPGKQNIPIWLTMLIGVGAALLGTVIARAAGFATTAGFDWREFFLQVLLAAVGVALVVGVSGRRSVSRY; this is encoded by the coding sequence ATGACCGTTGCCGGCATTCTCTCCGCGCTCATCATCGGCCTGATCATCGGCGCGCTCGGGCGCCTGGTGGTCCCCGGGAAGCAGAACATTCCGATCTGGCTGACCATGCTGATCGGTGTCGGCGCCGCGCTGCTGGGCACCGTGATCGCCCGGGCCGCCGGGTTCGCCACCACCGCCGGGTTCGACTGGCGGGAGTTCTTCCTCCAGGTCCTGCTCGCCGCGGTGGGTGTCGCGCTGGTGGTCGGCGTCAGCGGCCGGCGCAGCGTGAGCCGGTACTGA
- a CDS encoding enoyl-CoA hydratase-related protein: MDEPRPTRSAQPMIRTATAAGIATITLDSPANRNALSTPLMTQLLAALAAAVDDPQVRVVVLSHEGPVFCSGADLAETQRAYESRQVPVAMLGDVLAAVWECPKPVVARVGGPARAGGLGLLAAADIAVCDAAATFAFTEVRLGVVPAVISASVLRRLDRRAAAQLYLTGEVFDGRRAQQVGLVSAAVPAEALDATVAAVCADLVRGAPTALAGTKQLLRRTAPDDFRDDVAALREISTDYFLSDEGREGVRAFREKRAPWWVPGGATW, encoded by the coding sequence ATGGACGAGCCCCGACCCACCAGGTCCGCGCAGCCGATGATCCGGACGGCCACCGCCGCCGGGATCGCCACCATCACCCTGGACAGCCCGGCCAACCGCAACGCGTTGTCCACCCCGTTGATGACCCAGCTCCTCGCCGCGCTGGCGGCGGCCGTCGACGATCCACAGGTCCGGGTCGTGGTGCTCAGCCACGAGGGCCCGGTCTTCTGCTCCGGGGCCGACCTGGCCGAGACCCAACGGGCGTACGAGTCCCGCCAGGTCCCGGTGGCGATGCTCGGCGACGTGCTGGCCGCCGTCTGGGAGTGCCCGAAGCCGGTGGTCGCCCGGGTCGGCGGCCCGGCCCGGGCCGGTGGGCTGGGCCTGCTGGCCGCCGCCGACATCGCCGTCTGCGACGCCGCCGCGACCTTCGCATTCACCGAGGTACGCCTCGGGGTGGTGCCTGCGGTGATCTCCGCGAGCGTGCTGCGCAGGCTGGACCGCCGGGCGGCGGCGCAGCTGTACCTGACCGGGGAGGTCTTCGACGGGCGACGGGCGCAGCAGGTCGGCCTGGTCAGCGCAGCGGTCCCCGCCGAGGCGCTGGACGCCACGGTGGCCGCCGTCTGCGCCGACCTGGTGCGGGGCGCGCCGACGGCGCTCGCCGGAACCAAACAGCTGCTACGCCGTACGGCACCGGACGACTTCCGCGACGACGTGGCCGCGTTGCGGGAGATCTCCACCGACTACTTCCTGTCCGACGAGGGCCGCGAGGGCGTCCGGGCCTTCCGGGAAAAGCGTGCCCCGTGGTGGGTACCGGGCGGCGCGACGTGGTAA
- a CDS encoding NUDIX hydrolase — protein MSRTGPSPAVTGSGEARGYGPAAAYCPRCGNRLAGPPPTRCGRCAYQLFHNARPATNVIVLDATGTRFLAIRRARPPRAGWWETPGGFCDGAEHPAAAAVRECREELGAEVELGELVGLYPGEYEFQDEVLTVLECFYLATLVGGQLRPDAAEASATAWFPLDAPPPLAFATMDAAVRDVAASLRR, from the coding sequence GTGAGCCGGACGGGGCCCTCGCCGGCGGTGACCGGCTCCGGCGAGGCCCGGGGGTACGGTCCGGCCGCCGCGTACTGCCCGCGGTGCGGCAACCGGCTGGCCGGCCCGCCGCCGACACGCTGTGGGCGCTGCGCGTACCAGCTGTTCCACAACGCGCGGCCGGCGACCAACGTGATCGTGCTGGACGCGACGGGCACCCGGTTCCTGGCCATCCGGCGGGCCCGGCCGCCACGGGCGGGCTGGTGGGAGACCCCGGGCGGGTTCTGCGACGGCGCGGAGCATCCGGCGGCGGCGGCCGTGCGGGAGTGCCGTGAGGAGCTCGGCGCCGAGGTCGAGCTGGGCGAACTGGTCGGGCTCTACCCCGGCGAGTACGAGTTCCAGGACGAGGTGCTGACCGTACTCGAGTGTTTCTACCTCGCCACGCTCGTCGGCGGGCAGCTGCGGCCGGACGCGGCCGAGGCGAGCGCCACCGCCTGGTTTCCGCTGGACGCGCCGCCACCGTTGGCCTTCGCCACCATGGACGCGGCGGTCCGGGACGTGGCGGCGTCGCTGCGGCGATGA
- a CDS encoding ComEC/Rec2 family competence protein translates to MSSGRGGPTDLPDLRLAGFATACWLAALVVVYGSVSRGVALIVGGLVVAVGLVAGMSIIRRARCRPPGREDGRWSGRAWWHRSRRFGWIGVALAIGVVCGSAAATAQVAVRDARALADLVDAHAAVTVDLVVRDDPRQIRSAVAGPALWLVTTRLVVVRPADVGSRQPATAADQGIDAAQGSVVSGRFAIGVRLLVLGTSGGWAGLLPGQQIRVDGRLMPPRGGDLTAAVLSTDAEPVPHGRPSLAQRAAGALRAGLQDACAELADEPGGLLPGLVVGDTSRLDAGVEEDFRATGLTHLVAVSGSNVAIIVGFVLLLVRWCRAGPGLAAAACAVALVGFVILARPSPSVVRAGLMGAIALLALATGRQRAALPALATTVAVLVMIDPQLAVDAGFALSVLATGGLLLLAPRWRDALVARGMPQGVADALVIPAAAQFACTPVVAGLSGTVSLVAVPANLLAVPAIAPATVCGVAAAVASVVWPAGAEFVAWVGHWPAWWLVLVARHGAATPAGALPWPDGVAGALSLAALSVAVLLLARHGLTRRLLAVVAVGSVIGALPVRLVAPGWPPAGWVVAVCAVGQGDVVVLPAGPRTAVVVDAGPNPAAADRCLRRLRVRSVSLLVVSHFHADHVAGVAGVLRHRQVGAVATTGWLEPAAGRDAVRLAAARAGVAVGAVPAGWTYRYGPVELVVLGPVEPFVGTRSDPNNNSLMLLATVRGVRILLTGDAEHESQRALLERFGPAGLRADVLKVAHHGSALQEVAFLDAVDPAVAVVPVGAGNRYGHPDPGVLTRLVAGGARVLRTDLDGDLAVVRRDGRLAVSTRPLDATDGGPGR, encoded by the coding sequence GTGAGCAGCGGCCGGGGTGGCCCCACCGATCTGCCCGACCTGCGGTTGGCCGGGTTCGCGACGGCCTGCTGGCTGGCCGCACTCGTGGTCGTGTACGGATCCGTCAGCCGTGGTGTGGCACTGATCGTCGGAGGCCTGGTGGTCGCGGTCGGGCTGGTCGCCGGGATGTCGATCATCCGCCGGGCGCGGTGCCGCCCACCCGGTCGGGAAGATGGCCGCTGGTCGGGTCGGGCGTGGTGGCACCGGTCCCGTAGGTTCGGCTGGATCGGGGTGGCCCTGGCGATCGGCGTCGTCTGCGGGAGCGCGGCGGCGACCGCCCAGGTCGCGGTCCGGGATGCTCGCGCGCTCGCCGACCTGGTCGACGCGCACGCGGCGGTCACCGTCGACCTGGTCGTCCGCGACGACCCACGGCAGATCCGGTCTGCGGTCGCCGGCCCGGCGCTCTGGCTCGTCACGACCCGGCTGGTCGTGGTGCGACCGGCCGACGTCGGGTCGCGGCAGCCGGCCACCGCTGCGGACCAGGGAATCGACGCGGCGCAGGGGTCCGTCGTCAGCGGCCGGTTCGCCATCGGGGTCCGGCTGCTGGTGCTGGGCACCAGCGGAGGCTGGGCCGGCCTGCTGCCCGGTCAGCAGATCCGGGTCGACGGCCGGTTGATGCCACCCCGAGGCGGCGACCTCACGGCGGCGGTGCTCTCGACCGATGCCGAGCCGGTGCCACACGGCCGGCCGAGCCTGGCGCAGCGGGCCGCCGGAGCGCTTCGAGCCGGCCTGCAGGACGCCTGCGCCGAGCTGGCCGATGAGCCGGGTGGCCTGTTGCCGGGCCTCGTGGTGGGCGACACCAGCCGACTCGACGCCGGCGTCGAGGAGGATTTCCGGGCCACCGGGCTGACCCATCTGGTAGCGGTGAGCGGTTCCAACGTCGCGATCATCGTGGGGTTCGTGCTGCTGCTGGTGAGATGGTGTCGGGCCGGTCCCGGGCTGGCGGCTGCGGCCTGCGCCGTCGCGCTGGTCGGCTTCGTGATCCTGGCCCGTCCGTCGCCGAGCGTCGTGCGCGCCGGTCTGATGGGTGCCATAGCGTTGCTCGCGTTGGCGACCGGTCGGCAACGGGCGGCACTGCCCGCGCTGGCGACCACCGTGGCGGTGCTGGTCATGATCGATCCACAGTTGGCGGTCGACGCGGGCTTCGCCCTGTCCGTCCTGGCGACGGGAGGGTTGTTGCTGCTCGCCCCCCGGTGGCGGGACGCGCTGGTGGCGCGTGGCATGCCGCAGGGAGTGGCCGATGCCCTGGTGATCCCGGCCGCCGCCCAGTTCGCCTGCACGCCGGTGGTGGCGGGACTCTCCGGCACGGTGAGCCTCGTCGCCGTACCGGCGAATCTGCTGGCGGTGCCGGCGATCGCGCCGGCGACGGTCTGTGGCGTCGCCGCCGCCGTCGCCTCCGTCGTCTGGCCGGCCGGAGCCGAGTTCGTGGCGTGGGTCGGTCACTGGCCGGCGTGGTGGTTGGTGCTGGTCGCACGGCACGGCGCGGCGACACCAGCGGGCGCACTGCCGTGGCCCGACGGGGTGGCCGGAGCCTTGTCACTGGCGGCGTTGTCGGTCGCCGTACTGCTGCTCGCGCGGCATGGGCTCACCCGTCGGTTGCTGGCGGTCGTCGCCGTCGGGTCGGTGATCGGGGCGCTGCCGGTGCGGCTCGTCGCGCCGGGTTGGCCACCGGCCGGCTGGGTGGTGGCGGTCTGCGCGGTCGGTCAGGGCGATGTCGTGGTGCTGCCGGCGGGTCCGCGTACCGCCGTCGTGGTCGACGCCGGTCCGAACCCGGCGGCGGCCGACCGGTGCCTGCGCCGACTGCGTGTCCGGTCGGTGTCGTTGCTGGTCGTCAGCCACTTTCACGCCGACCATGTGGCCGGCGTCGCGGGTGTGCTGCGGCACCGGCAGGTGGGTGCGGTGGCCACGACCGGCTGGTTGGAGCCGGCGGCCGGGCGGGACGCCGTGCGACTGGCCGCGGCACGTGCCGGGGTCGCGGTCGGTGCGGTGCCGGCCGGCTGGACCTACCGGTACGGGCCGGTCGAGCTGGTGGTCCTCGGGCCGGTCGAGCCGTTCGTCGGAACCCGGTCCGATCCGAACAACAATTCGTTGATGCTCCTCGCGACGGTTCGTGGGGTGCGGATCCTGCTCACCGGGGACGCCGAACACGAGTCGCAGCGCGCGTTGCTGGAGCGGTTCGGTCCGGCGGGGCTGCGGGCCGACGTACTCAAGGTGGCCCATCATGGGTCGGCGCTGCAGGAGGTGGCATTCCTGGACGCCGTCGATCCGGCCGTCGCGGTGGTGCCGGTCGGGGCGGGCAACCGGTACGGCCATCCGGATCCGGGGGTGCTCACCCGGCTGGTGGCCGGCGGCGCGCGGGTGCTGCGGACCGATCTGGACGGCGACCTTGCGGTGGTGCGCCGCGACGGCCGGCTGGCGGTGTCGACCCGCCCCCTGGACGCCACCGACGGCGGTCCGGGCCGCTAG
- the rpsT gene encoding 30S ribosomal protein S20 — MANIKSQIKRNRQNEKRRLRNKSVKSALKTAVRKFNEASTSGDSEQAAALMREASRKLDKAVSKGVIHKNQAANRKSAIAKRLQSLAS, encoded by the coding sequence GTGGCGAACATCAAGTCCCAGATCAAGCGCAACCGGCAGAACGAGAAGCGTCGGCTGCGCAACAAGTCGGTCAAGTCGGCGCTGAAGACCGCCGTCCGCAAGTTCAACGAGGCCAGCACGAGCGGTGACTCCGAGCAGGCCGCAGCGCTGATGCGGGAAGCGAGCCGCAAGCTCGACAAGGCGGTCAGCAAGGGCGTGATCCACAAGAACCAGGCGGCGAACCGCAAGTCGGCGATCGCCAAGCGTCTGCAGTCGCTCGCCTCCTGA
- the lepA gene encoding translation elongation factor 4, with amino-acid sequence MPPTPDSGVNAPGATDPGRIRNFCIIAHIDHGKSTLADRMLQLTEVVDPRQMRAQYLDRMDIERERGITIKSQAVRMPWTIREGERQGESAVLNMIDTPGHVDFTYEVSRSLAACEGAVLLVDAAQGIEAQTLANLYLALENDLHVIPVLNKIDLPAAQPDKYAEELAHLIGGDPADCIRVSGKTGEGVAHLLDEIVRQFTPPVGDADAPARAMIFDSVYDVYRGVVTYVRVIDGRIEARDRIKMMSTAAVHELLEIGVISPEMIKAQALGVGEVGYLITGVKDVRQSRVGDTVTINSRPASEALGGYKDPKPMVYSGLYPIDGSDYPALREALDKLKLNDAALAYEPETSGALGFGFRCGFLGLLHLEIIRERLEREFNLDLISTAPNVVYRVVLEDGETITVTNPSEYPVGKIAEVHEPVVRATVLTPNDFVGAVMELCQGRRGSLQGMDYLSADRVELRYTLPLAEIIFDFFDQLKSRTKGYASLDYEPSGEQPADLVKVDILLHGEPVDAFSAIVHKDKAYGYGTTIAAKLRSLIPRQQFEVPIQAAIGSRVIARETIRAIRKDVLAKCYGGDISRKRKLLEKQKEGKKRMKMVGRVEVPQEAFIAALSTSDGPTSDGKSGGKR; translated from the coding sequence GTGCCACCGACGCCCGACTCCGGCGTGAACGCCCCTGGCGCCACCGATCCCGGCCGTATCCGCAACTTCTGCATCATCGCGCACATCGACCACGGTAAGTCGACCCTGGCCGACCGGATGTTGCAGCTCACCGAGGTCGTCGATCCCCGGCAGATGCGCGCGCAGTATCTGGACCGGATGGACATCGAGCGGGAACGCGGCATCACGATCAAGAGCCAGGCGGTACGGATGCCCTGGACCATCCGCGAGGGTGAGCGCCAGGGCGAGTCGGCGGTGTTGAACATGATCGACACCCCGGGGCACGTGGACTTCACCTACGAGGTGTCCCGGTCGTTGGCCGCCTGCGAAGGCGCGGTGCTGCTGGTTGACGCGGCGCAGGGCATCGAGGCGCAGACGCTGGCCAACCTCTACCTCGCGCTCGAGAACGACCTGCACGTCATCCCGGTACTCAACAAGATCGACCTGCCGGCGGCGCAGCCGGACAAGTACGCCGAGGAGCTGGCCCACCTGATCGGCGGAGATCCGGCCGACTGCATCCGGGTCTCCGGCAAGACCGGGGAGGGCGTCGCGCACCTGCTCGACGAGATCGTCCGCCAGTTCACCCCGCCGGTCGGCGACGCGGACGCGCCGGCCCGCGCGATGATCTTCGACTCGGTGTACGACGTCTACCGGGGCGTGGTCACCTACGTCCGGGTGATCGACGGGCGGATCGAGGCTCGGGACCGGATCAAGATGATGTCCACCGCAGCGGTGCACGAGCTGCTGGAGATCGGCGTCATCTCGCCTGAGATGATCAAGGCGCAGGCCCTCGGCGTCGGCGAGGTGGGGTACCTCATCACCGGCGTCAAGGACGTCCGGCAGTCCCGGGTGGGCGACACGGTCACCATCAACAGCCGGCCGGCCAGCGAGGCGCTCGGCGGTTACAAGGACCCCAAGCCGATGGTCTACTCCGGCCTGTACCCGATCGACGGGTCGGACTATCCGGCGTTGCGGGAGGCGCTGGACAAGCTCAAGCTCAACGACGCGGCACTGGCCTACGAGCCGGAGACCTCCGGTGCGCTCGGCTTCGGTTTCCGCTGCGGCTTTCTCGGGCTGCTGCACCTGGAGATCATCCGGGAGCGGCTGGAGCGCGAGTTCAACCTCGACCTCATCTCCACCGCACCGAACGTGGTCTACCGGGTGGTGCTGGAGGACGGGGAGACGATCACCGTCACCAACCCCAGCGAGTACCCGGTCGGCAAGATCGCCGAGGTGCACGAGCCGGTGGTCCGGGCCACCGTACTCACCCCGAACGACTTCGTCGGCGCGGTGATGGAGCTGTGCCAGGGGCGACGTGGCTCGCTGCAGGGCATGGACTACCTCTCCGCCGACCGGGTGGAGCTGCGCTACACACTGCCGCTCGCCGAGATCATCTTCGACTTCTTCGACCAGCTCAAGAGCCGGACCAAGGGCTACGCCTCGCTGGACTACGAGCCGTCCGGGGAGCAGCCGGCGGACCTGGTCAAGGTGGACATCCTGCTGCACGGCGAGCCGGTGGACGCCTTCAGCGCCATCGTGCACAAGGACAAGGCCTACGGGTACGGCACGACCATCGCGGCCAAGTTGCGGAGCCTGATCCCGCGCCAGCAGTTCGAGGTGCCGATCCAGGCGGCGATCGGCAGCCGGGTGATCGCCCGCGAGACGATCCGGGCGATCCGCAAGGACGTGCTCGCCAAGTGCTACGGCGGTGACATCAGCCGCAAGCGCAAGCTGCTGGAGAAGCAGAAGGAAGGCAAGAAGCGGATGAAGATGGTCGGTCGGGTGGAGGTGCCGCAGGAGGCCTTCATCGCCGCGCTGTCGACCTCCGACGGCCCGACCTCGGACGGGAAGTCCGGCGGTAAGCGGTGA
- a CDS encoding phosphotransferase, with product MATVRLPAINYDATAVRPTWADLPADLRAAISGRLGSPVAWATSAGGGFTRGFAAVCTTAAGERVFVKAASLVQQRHLSDWYAREAALTAELPPAVPAARPRWTLTTAGHFVLCLDAVDGRMPALPWVPEELNAALSAWAGAAAALRRPPEGLVRVGLPRLADLARADLAWWQEIAAGREVVPLPADGGDTHRLVRRYLAELAAIEARLPDLVVDDAVIHGDLRLDNILIDRAGTAWICDWTWLCHGPAWFDTASLLVTAYASGLDADAVFAAHPTSADAPPGGLDAALAALAGYWLTRSAAGPTGASPHARTHQRFSGETALSWLAHRQGWSAP from the coding sequence GTGGCTACAGTGCGGTTGCCCGCGATCAACTACGACGCGACAGCGGTCCGACCCACCTGGGCGGACCTACCCGCCGACCTCCGGGCGGCGATCTCCGGCCGGCTCGGCAGCCCGGTGGCCTGGGCCACCAGCGCCGGCGGCGGATTCACCCGCGGCTTCGCTGCGGTCTGCACCACGGCGGCCGGCGAGCGCGTGTTCGTCAAGGCGGCGTCGCTGGTGCAGCAGCGCCATCTGAGCGACTGGTACGCCCGCGAGGCGGCGCTGACCGCCGAACTGCCGCCGGCCGTACCCGCCGCCCGGCCCCGGTGGACGTTGACCACCGCCGGCCACTTCGTGCTCTGCCTCGACGCGGTCGACGGGCGGATGCCCGCGCTGCCGTGGGTGCCGGAGGAGCTCAACGCCGCGCTGAGCGCCTGGGCGGGTGCCGCTGCGGCGCTGCGGCGCCCGCCGGAGGGACTCGTCCGGGTCGGCCTGCCCCGGCTGGCCGATCTTGCCCGCGCCGACCTGGCCTGGTGGCAGGAGATCGCGGCGGGCCGGGAGGTGGTCCCGTTGCCGGCCGACGGCGGCGACACCCACCGACTGGTCCGGCGGTACCTGGCGGAGCTGGCCGCGATCGAGGCTCGCCTGCCCGATCTGGTCGTCGACGACGCAGTGATCCACGGCGACCTGCGGCTGGACAACATTCTCATCGACCGGGCCGGGACGGCCTGGATCTGTGACTGGACGTGGCTGTGTCACGGCCCGGCCTGGTTCGACACGGCGAGCCTGCTGGTCACCGCGTACGCCAGCGGCCTGGACGCGGACGCGGTCTTCGCCGCGCATCCCACCTCGGCCGACGCGCCACCGGGCGGCCTGGACGCCGCACTGGCCGCGTTGGCCGGCTACTGGCTGACCCGCTCCGCCGCCGGGCCGACCGGTGCGTCGCCGCACGCGCGCACCCATCAACGGTTCAGCGGCGAGACCGCGCTCAGCTGGTTGGCGCACCGGCAGGGCTGGTCGGCACCCTGA
- a CDS encoding phytanoyl-CoA dioxygenase family protein, with amino-acid sequence MFDYGGRTGYEAISDIDRKEFREQGFLLLRNVLTEDHRAALEAAVDRVYAEEKAAGNTTADGTLHLLGFLERDELFGDLLTHPIAFPYMWGLAGWNIYTHHNHLDVTPPALEPEKPYWGWHQDGYRQNSDPETMDPNLPRPMFSLKVAYVLSDLSENGRGATKVIPGSHLWNSLPRPDDLTVQNPDPEGTVEITANPGDAFIFDRRQWHSRSTNLSTVTRKMLFIGYTYRWIRPLDDMPLDKDGPWWANRTPVQRQLLGEGTHTANYWGINWNGYIDDEIPLRKELKERGLLDRSIPWLR; translated from the coding sequence GTGTTCGATTACGGTGGGCGAACCGGTTACGAAGCAATCAGTGACATCGACCGGAAAGAATTCCGCGAGCAAGGTTTCCTGCTGCTGCGCAACGTGCTCACCGAGGACCACCGGGCGGCGCTCGAGGCGGCGGTGGACCGGGTGTACGCCGAGGAGAAGGCGGCCGGCAACACCACCGCCGACGGCACCCTGCACCTGCTCGGCTTCCTGGAGCGTGACGAGCTCTTCGGCGACCTGCTCACCCACCCGATCGCCTTCCCCTACATGTGGGGGCTGGCCGGCTGGAACATCTACACCCATCACAACCACCTGGACGTCACGCCGCCGGCGCTGGAGCCGGAGAAGCCCTACTGGGGGTGGCACCAGGACGGCTACCGGCAGAACTCGGACCCCGAGACGATGGACCCGAACCTGCCCCGGCCGATGTTCTCGCTGAAGGTGGCCTACGTCCTGTCCGACCTGTCGGAGAACGGCCGGGGCGCGACCAAGGTCATCCCCGGCAGCCACCTGTGGAACTCGCTGCCCCGGCCGGACGACCTGACGGTGCAGAACCCGGACCCGGAAGGGACCGTGGAGATCACCGCGAACCCGGGTGACGCGTTCATCTTCGACCGCCGCCAGTGGCACTCCCGGTCGACGAACCTGTCGACGGTCACCCGCAAGATGCTCTTTATCGGGTACACGTACCGCTGGATCCGGCCGCTGGACGACATGCCGCTGGACAAGGACGGACCCTGGTGGGCCAACCGCACCCCGGTGCAGCGCCAGCTGCTCGGCGAGGGCACGCACACCGCCAACTACTGGGGCATCAACTGGAACGGCTACATCGACGACGAGATCCCGCTGCGCAAGGAGCTCAAGGAGCGCGGCCTGCTCGACCGCAGCATCCCCTGGCTGCGCTGA
- the holA gene encoding DNA polymerase III subunit delta, with translation MAGVNLAAPPAVLLVLGDEELLSTRAVSDAVQVARAADPDADVREYEAGTVAAGEVAEMLSPSLFGGRRLLVLRSGQDARKDLVTALLAYAKQPDPEVTLVVTHAGGAKGKAFADGLRAAGATVVPAAKLKGHRERVAFVRDEFRRAGGRCTDDAAEALLAAVGNDLRELSAACAQLMADTTGRIDASTVGRYYRGRAEVSGFTVADAAIIGDVPGALEALRWALHVGVDPVPIADALADGVRTVARVASAGRGSPYQLASSLGMPAWKIERAQRQSRGWSPEALVDAMHAAARCNADVKGGSDDRGYALERAVVAVAQARRGGDRR, from the coding sequence ATGGCGGGCGTGAATCTTGCCGCACCGCCCGCCGTCCTGCTCGTGCTGGGCGACGAGGAACTGCTGTCCACCCGGGCGGTGTCCGACGCCGTCCAGGTCGCCCGGGCCGCTGACCCCGACGCCGACGTGCGCGAGTACGAGGCCGGTACGGTCGCCGCCGGCGAAGTCGCCGAGATGCTCAGCCCGTCGCTGTTCGGCGGACGCCGGCTGCTCGTGCTGCGCAGCGGGCAGGACGCCCGCAAGGACCTCGTCACCGCCCTGCTGGCATACGCGAAACAGCCCGACCCTGAGGTGACCCTGGTGGTCACCCACGCTGGCGGGGCCAAGGGAAAGGCGTTCGCCGACGGGCTGCGCGCCGCCGGAGCCACCGTGGTGCCGGCGGCCAAACTCAAGGGCCATCGCGAACGGGTCGCCTTCGTCCGTGACGAGTTCCGGCGTGCCGGCGGCCGGTGCACCGACGACGCCGCCGAGGCGCTGCTCGCCGCCGTCGGCAACGACCTGCGTGAGCTGTCGGCGGCGTGTGCCCAGCTGATGGCGGACACCACCGGGCGGATCGACGCGTCGACAGTGGGGCGGTACTACCGGGGGCGTGCCGAGGTCAGCGGCTTCACCGTCGCGGACGCGGCGATCATCGGCGATGTGCCCGGCGCGTTGGAGGCCCTGCGGTGGGCGCTGCACGTCGGAGTGGATCCGGTGCCGATCGCCGACGCGCTGGCCGACGGTGTCCGTACCGTCGCCCGGGTCGCCTCGGCCGGCCGGGGGAGTCCGTACCAACTGGCGAGCAGCCTCGGCATGCCCGCCTGGAAGATCGAGCGGGCACAGCGACAGAGTCGAGGGTGGAGCCCGGAGGCGTTGGTCGACGCGATGCACGCGGCCGCCCGGTGCAACGCCGACGTCAAGGGCGGCTCCGACGACCGCGGGTACGCCCTGGAACGGGCCGTGGTCGCGGTCGCACAGGCGCGGCGCGGCGGTGACCGCCGATGA